The genomic interval CATTGTCTGAAAACTTTCTCTTCGTTAAAGATTTATGGTAAACTCTCCCAGATGTTCTGTTTCTGAAACAAACTTAAGATCATCAGATACAAAGAAAAGCCATACCTGTATTTTACCTTCAAAAGAGCCTGGCAAGTTTACTTTAAGCGCCAGCTCACTTCTTTGCGGATACAATGGAGCAACTGTAGAAATATTCTTTTCAGGATGATAAATAAAGCAATAGGCTCTATCGGTAGGGGCTGTCGCGTCATTATCTATCAGCTCATCCTCTTCCCAGGTAACCTTCATTTTATTCCCTTCTACAGTGACTGCAACGTTAAAACCATTGTCAATTTCTGTTGAATAATCAGCAGGTTTACTCAGCTTTATATTGGAATAATTCAAGGTGAAATCCGGATAAACTCCGTCAATTGCATGATGCAGGTTATAGCACATGGCATAATTCATCGCGGTCATATTTTTAGGCGGCTTCTGAAAACTGAAATTTACTTCAGAGCGGAACATGCGCATAAACCTGCCTGCTATTTTAAACTTTGCTTGTTGCGTCAATTGTAAAACCGTGGCCTCCTTAGAAGATTTCTTTGGTTTGCTTTTACCAACATATTTACTTTTCCATTTAGAAATAACCAGTGCGCCGATTTTTCCGGTAAATACGCCTAATGAGCCTTGTTGTAAGATTGCCATAACTGAGTTTAAATTAATTGAGGTGAAATTATAGATGACCGTTAGCAATGGTATAGTTACCAGACAACCTGTCCAACATAAATGCTGTTGGAGATGCTTTTTCGGCTCTCAGAGATAAATGAAATGTAAGTTTCCAGTAATAATGGCTTTTTCCTTTTCCGAATGGGTAAAAATGCTTCCCCTTCACTTCTCCTGCCTGCATTCAATTGAAACTCCGTACCCCGCTTTTCCGGATCGTAAGCCATCAGCATAACCTGGTCATTTTTGTTTACACCTTTTGTCGTGAAACCGGCATCCCATTTAAAAGTTAAACCTTTCTCAACTCTGCTGACCAGAACATCAGTTATAACAGGCATTTTACCCTGACTGAATAAGACTTTCGTAAAATCTATTTGCTGATCAGGATAATTACCTGAAATGGCATTTAATCGATTGTAAGAACTCGCTACAGTATAATAAGTTTGAAGGTTAAGTTTCCCTTCCAGCCCAAATCCTACACTCAAAAAACCTTTAACAGGTTTTAACAGCGCAGTTGTTAATGCAGTTACCTGCCTGCTTTTCAAAACAGGGACAGTAGGTTTATCGGTGCGCAAACCAATTGTCCTTGAGGTGAGCTTCCCTAAACGCATATAAGTTACTCTATTACCTGATCTGCCTGTAGGGCCGTTGTTTGATCCATTTCCTGATATTGCCATAATTATATTTTTTACATAAATAAATAATCTGTGTACTAACAAGATAGGCATTTAATCTGATTGTAAGTGAATTAAATTATAACAAGATGTTCGTAGGGTTTAAGTTACAGTTTGAAGCGTGTTTGATACGGGTTTGAAGCGGGTTTGATACGGGTCGAGGCGTTTCAAACCCGTATCAAACCCGCTTCAAACCCGTATCAAACTGCAGGAGAACACAAGCAGTAACCCGCTTGTAATTTGCGTTAAAAGTATGGAGACTAGTACTTGAATAGTACAGAAATAAGGCTGAACAAGCGTAAATTGATAGGAAAGACAATTGTAATCGAAAGATACCTTTTGGTTTTAATTGTTTGTGTTGATCAGGTTCACCATTACTTTCACCATCATCTCCTTTTCATCAGATTTGCTTTCAGCGATCATTAATGTCAATGCAACTAATGCATTATCTGCGATTCGTTTTGAACCATCCTCTCTATATAGAATTCTATTCTTTTCCATGAACCAAACGAAAAGATAAGCTGCTATTCTTTTATTACCATCAGAAAATGAATGATTTTTGACTACGAAATATAACAGATTGGCTGCTTTTTCCTCTACACTAGGATATAAATCTAAACCGCTGAATGTTTGATAAATGGCTGCAATAGAGCCTTTGAAGGATTCATCCTTTTCATTACCAAATAATGAACTGCCACCAAATTTTTCTTTCAGATCATATATTGCCCGCCTGGCTTCAGTATAATCTATCACAAATAATTCTTCAACAGTAGTTCCTTCGATAGTTAACTCCTGATGATCATATTTATCAAGAATATCTAAAGCATAGGCATAATCAGTTACTACTTTTAATAGTCCTGTGGCTTCATCGTTGTTTAATGATTTGTTTTCAATTACGTTACTTAAAAGTGTGACTGCATTTTTCAGAGAATTTAACTGCTCATTCTGCTCTTTTAGACGCTTTTCATTGATGGAATAGCCTTTCAACAGGTGATCTTTTAAAATCTTATTTGCCCAAATCCGAAACGCTGTCCCTTGTTTTGAATTAACTCTATATCCAACAGAGATGATTGCATCGAGATTGTAATATTCAATAGTTCTTTCTATATGCCTGTTGGCTTCTATTTGAACTGTTGCATTTTTTGCAACAGTTGCTTCTTTTGTTAGTTCTTCTTGTGTATAAATATTGTTTAAATGCCTTGAGATAGTGGATTTGTTTTTACCGAATAATTCCGATAGCTGATTTAGTGTTAACCAAATGGTGTTGTCATCAACTTTCACATCAATAACTGTCTCGCCATTTTCTGTTTTATAAATTACGATCTGATCGTTCTGCATTTTTTCTACGTTTATTAAGTACAAGCAAACTTATACCTTATTCTGCATAGGATGGTTAAATTTGTTTTGGAAGAAATCCTAAAATTCTGTTCTATTTTGCTGTAATAAAGGTTTTTGACCTAAAATTTTGCTTGGAGCGATGCGATTTCCATTTAAGGTTCATGAAGCAATCCAGCTGTACTAAGGTCGAACCAATTGTGACAAAAAAGTATGCTCTTATTCCCGATTTGAACCGTAAAAAATAAGTAACAATGTAATTTCAAATTCAGGAAGGGAATCTATATTACTTATTTGCAAAGCAAATAGTCCGTAAGCTTTGAATGGAGTAGAAGATGTAAACTTATGACCTCTGGACAGTTAAAAGGAACATTACTATAATATATAGCACGAAATCTACTGACAAACTGTGGTTTTACGCCCGTTAAACCAGATGGGCGTCATATATACCAGCAGAATGGAACAGGGCTATTTTGATTATATAGGATGTAAACTTGAAATAATATAGGACTTTTGAATAGTTTGGTTGTCATTAGATAAAGCATTCATGTAACTCTTCAATAATCTTGTATAATATAACAATGAACACTTATCACAATTTAATCATTAACCATTTTACCAGAGCGATTCTGGTCTTTTTTTTAATACTTACATTTTCAAGTTGTAGTAAGGGCTTTCCTGAGACCCCTATGGTCAATTCTTTAAGGCTTAATCTGAAGAAAGGGGATACTTTACGGGTCGCAGTTTACAGGGGCGTAGCTTCATGCGAAGAATGTGCTGAAACAGTAAAATCCGCAATTGAAAAGTTGGGTGTAAAATATAAGCTTGATTTTGTAGGGCCAGAGGAACTTGTAGACATCACGGAGAAAAATTTGAGTAAATATGATATTTACGTACAACCTGGCGGAGGACAGGACATTAACGGCGCATTTAGAAGTCTGGGCCAAAATCGGGTACAAGCGATCCAGAATTATGTTTCCAATGGTGGGAACTATCTTGGCTTATGTATGGGTGCCTACCTTGCCGACGCAAATAACCTTGGACTCATAAAGGATGAACTCGATTCGGAGGTAGGACGTCCCGGGTTTCCTGTAAAAAATATTGACGACACATCAGTTCGCTTAACTTGGGAAGGCCGTAATGAATATGTGTTTTTTCAGGATGGCCCATTCCTGCTATCAGCAGAGGGTGATCAAATGTTTTATAAAATTGCATCCTATGCAAATGGCGACTTGGCAGCCGCACGTTATTCTTATGGAAAGGGACTGGTTGTCTTAACAGGGCCTCATCCAGAAGCCAACAACACCTGGTTCGAAAAAGCTGAAATACCATTGGATAAGCGTCCTTCACAAGACTTGTTCAAAGATCTGATCCAAAGCTTCTACCGATAGGACAGTTATCTGATTCTCTCCCAAACACAAAAAAATAAACAACATGAATACAATTTCAAAATTAACTAAAGTAGTAGTATTTGCCTGTTTACTGACTACAGGCTTTACATCATGTACAAGTAACGGAAATAAAGCTGCAACGCAGATTGATTAGTGATTATGCCAGGGAAATGTTTGTAACAGAAAAACGGTTGAACCAGGCAACATCAAAAATATTAGGGAAAACGGCAAAAGATGTTACCAACGCCCGGATGGTTTTGGAAGCTAAGCGCTTGTTATCGCACACCTCTAAAAGCGTTAAAGAAATTTGTTACAGCCTTGGCTTCGAGGAGCCTACGAATTTTATAAAGTATTTCCGGAAGCATAATGGTCTGACACCAATTCAATTCAGGGAGAAATATGCAATTGAATAAGCAAAGAGTTAATTAATTTCAAATGTAATCATTCGTAATTCTACAGGCAACACCCCGGACTTTTTATTATTTGAATGAATTAATAGAAATTCCTAAATTAACAAGATTGAAAAAAATGATAGAAACTGAAGAAGATAATAAGCGTTGGAATCTTACCACCTCAACAATAAAAAAAGTTCAATAGCGTGCTGCATTATTTGTTCGAGCCCTGAGTGTAGGCTAATGACTGTTGCCCCATCCATAAAAGATGATGATCTGGTTCAATACGCAGGAAAAGTGGCGCATACCCTACCTGCTTCAAAAGGCGGTCCGAGGGAAATGCCTGGAACAACTCCTGCCCAGCGCCAGAATATGAAAAATGCCATCTTTCTTTGTAGTAGTTGCGCAGATATTATTGACAAAAATAATGGTATAGACCACCCGGTCACATTACTTCAGCGCTGGAAAAAGAACATATAGATCCGGCAAATAAAATATCAACCTGATTTGATTTCAGGCTGATTTAGTGTAGTCTTAAAACTGGATTTTGCATTATAAAGATATTTAACAACCCCTCAGCATGTCTGCATGCTCTGGTCAGTCTTGCATGTTGAGGGATTGATCTATTTTATTATAGTTGAAAATTCAGTAATTGGCAAACGAACTTTTGGCATCGAGGCGAGAGAATCGTTTGCAGCATCCCTGTAACCCAGGGATAGAATCACTGCAGCGTGAAGATTCTTTTCCGACAACCCTAAAATGGCATTAAATGCTTCCGGGTTAAAACCTTCCATAGGGGTTGCATCTACTTTGAGTTCTGCAGCTGCAATTAAGGCTGTCCCCAATCCGATATAAGCTTGCTTGCTCGACCAAATGGCATTTTGTTCGGGTGTACGCGCAGAAAAGTAAGGGGTCAGAGTATCCTTTAGAACATTAAGCGTACCATTCTCCAAATTTCTTTGTTTTTCCATCATCGTAACATAATCTGCTATGTATTGGCTGGTTATATTATTAAATGCAGCAAAAACCAGCAAATGAGAAGAAGCATGAATTTGGGTATTGAATGATCCCTCTGCTAATTTTTGTCTGATTTCAGGATTAGTTATCACCATCAAGCGATAAGGCTGTATCCCACAAGAGGAGGCGCTGAGGTTAACGGCTTCGATAATTTGGTCAATCTTGTTTTCACTGACCGATTCACCTGTGTATTTTTTAACAGCATAGCGCCATTGTAAATTTTTGATTAATTCCATTTTTTTATGATTTGACTGCAAAGCTATAATTATGATGTGTACATTTGTAACCAAGTGACAAAAAGTTATAGTGACAAATAGGTAACCACGTGAATGAGATGAAAAAAGAACTCGACCTGATAAAAGATTGCGGACAAAAAATATTAGCCATTAGCGATACAATGGAGATTTTAAATGGGAAATGGAAGATGTCCATCATTGCATGTCTATGTTATCAGCCGATGCGCTATTCCGAATTGCTGAAAGAAGTAAAGGGTATTTCCGGCAAAGTACTTAGTCGTGAATTGAAAGATTTAGAAATGAATGAATTGATTGAGCGTATAGTGTTAAACACTGCGCCTGTTGCCGTAGAATACCGAATAACTGACTATGGAACATCGCTTAAACAACTTACCAATACAATAGCTGACTGGGGATTTATTCATAGAAAACGTATTATTTCAGCAATGAAAACGAGATAAGGAACATATTAGTTTGTAACTAATCAACTGTTTCCTTACCCATTATTTTATCTCTGTGTAGATGGCCCCAATTACGGGTAGGGTGGAAGGTTATAAATGCTTTGGTTCTTGCCGAACAGCTTGTTTTGAAGAATAAAGATTCTTCATTTATTAAACACTACACAGAAGCGATAGACAAAATCAAAGCAGTTTCAGGACAATCAGAGAAAAAAAAGCAAATCTACTTGCAGAAAGAACTCGTTTTGAACAAAATATAAATAGAGAAAAAAACAGCAATAATATTTCATAACTGCAATTTGCGCTGACCAACTTCTATTTAACAGAAATAAACTATACCAACGAGCTAAATAAAGGAACAAGGAGAATTATTGAGCCATTTGCCCTATTAAGCACAACAGAAAATTGGCTACTAATTGCCTGGTGTCGTTTGCGACAGAAGTTTAGATATTTCCGACTTGATATAATAAACAGGACAAATATTCTAACAGAGAAATTTGAACAGCATAAAATGACACTACAAGAATATTTTGATAAGTATCATTAATTTTTAACCCCTGACATAAGGCTGTCACAAAGCCATCCCATATTTGCATTGTAAAATTTAAAACAATAAGAAATGGAAAAGCAAGTATTTGACCCTTGGGCTTGGGGTAAAAACACGAATTCTGTACAAGCTGTTGAAGTGAAAAACGTAATGGGAACGCTATACTGTTCGGGTCAGGTAGCATTAGATGCCAACGGAATCCCAAGTGATGCTGATATGCGTTCACAATTAACACAAACAATCAAAAACCTGGAACAACTTATTAGCGAATCCGGTTATGAATGCAAAAATATTGTCAGACTGAACGTTTACACGACATCAACAACGGATTTTTTTACAACCTGTATGGATATTTATGTACCTTTCATTCAAAAACATGGGATCCAGCAAGCAACCACTTTGCTTGAAGTGAAAGCACTTTTTGCAACATTAACAGTAGAGCTGGAAGCTACTGTTGTAAAGTAAAATGCAAAAAAAAGAAACAACAATATTTTATCCTGCAAGCCTTGCAGCCTGGCGTGAATGGTTACTGATTAACCATTTATCACAACAGTCTGTATGGCTTGTTTTTTATAGAAAAAACTCCAAAAAACCATCCGTTACCTGGAGCGAAGCCGTAGATGTAGCACTTTGTTTTGGGTGGATAGATAGCAAAAAGATAAAGATTGATGAAGAAACGTCGCATCAGTTTTTTAGTAGAAGAAAACCAAACAGCACCTGGTCAAAAATAAATAAACATAAAGTCCAGCACTTAATCGAAACAGGACTCATGACTGAAGCAGGTCTCAAATGTATTGAAACTGCAAAACAAAATGGTTCATGGACTATTTTAGACGAAGTGGAAGAGTTGATCGTTCCGTTAGATTTGGAAAATGCATTTGCAGACAACCCGGATGCGAGAGATTATTATTTAAGTTTAAGTAAGTCTGCTCGAAAAGGGATTTTACAATGGGTTGTACTTGCCAAACGATCAGAAACAAGATTAAACCGGATCAAGGAAATATTAACGCTTGCCGAACAGAAACAAATACCAGGTATATTTTGAAGTGATCAAGGAACAATTTAGCTCACTGAACCTCGATAGATTAACAAAATTATTACCTGTCAAATAATCATCTGTGGAAAATCCGTAAGGATTAACCATCCTCAGGGTGCAGAGCACTGATTTATGTAACTAACTTTTATAAAAATTATTTTATAAAAGTAAATTAGCTTGGTCAAAGTGTCGAGGAATTCATACTTCTATTTCTCGAACACGTTGGCCGGTGGCTGGAATATCACATATATTAAGTGCCCAATAAAGCTAAAGGATTGGGCACTTAATTCAATTTTCTATTAACATTAAGCTATTTGGATTTATAAACCTGGCATATGCTCTTTAGCCAATTGCTTAATTCCTGTTGTAGGAATATTGTTAAGATGGTTGAATGGTACTTGGTTTTAGATTCTTCTATTGTCATCCAAACATAATAATTATTTTTAACGGAATGATCGTTCCGATTTAGATATATATTTGCGGAACGATTATTCCAGAATAAAATAGATCATTAGAAAAATGAAAAAATTAGAAAATAAAGTAGCAGTAGTAACAGGAGCATCAAAAGGTATTGGTGCGAGTATAGCTAAAAGACTTGCCGGGGAAGGTGCAAACGTGGTGGTAAATTATTCATCTGCAAAAGCTGGTGCCGACCAGGTTGTTTCAGAGATTATGGCCAAGGGCGGAAAAGCAATTGCTGTGCAAGGTAACGTCTCCAATCCAGATGACGTTACACGTTTATTTGAAGAAACAACAAAAGCTTTCGGGCCAGTTGATATCTTGGTGAATAACGCTGGCGTTTATAAATTTGGCACTATTGAGGAAATTAATGTTGAAGATTTCAACCACCAGTTTAACACCAATGTTCTTGGTTTGTTATTGGTAACACAAGGAGCTGTCAAGAACTTTAATCCAAAAGGTGGCAGCATCATCAACATTGGATCGGCGATTACTAGCCTGGCGCCTCCTGCAAGTTCAATTTATACAGCAACTAAAGGTGCGGTTGATTCTATCACGCATGTATTGGCAAAAGAATTGAGTGGCAGAAAAATCCGTGTAAATTCCGTAAATCCAGGTATGGTAGAAACAGAAGGCACATACACTGCCGGTATAATTGGAAGCGATTTTGCAAATGAAGCGGTGAGTACTACTCCTCTTGGCCGCATCGGTCAGCCAGAAGACATCGCACTTGTCACCGTATTCCTGGCATCAGAAGATTCGCGCTGGATAACAGGAGATATTTTACTTGCCAGCGGTGGGGTGAGGTAATCTCAATATTTAAAACTAATTTAAAATGAATAGCT from Pedobacter sp. WC2423 carries:
- a CDS encoding DUF6266 family protein, coding for MAILQQGSLGVFTGKIGALVISKWKSKYVGKSKPKKSSKEATVLQLTQQAKFKIAGRFMRMFRSEVNFSFQKPPKNMTAMNYAMCYNLHHAIDGVYPDFTLNYSNIKLSKPADYSTEIDNGFNVAVTVEGNKMKVTWEEDELIDNDATAPTDRAYCFIYHPEKNISTVAPLYPQRSELALKVNLPGSFEGKIQVWLFFVSDDLKFVSETEHLGEFTINL
- a CDS encoding DUF6266 family protein, which gives rise to MAISGNGSNNGPTGRSGNRVTYMRLGKLTSRTIGLRTDKPTVPVLKSRQVTALTTALLKPVKGFLSVGFGLEGKLNLQTYYTVASSYNRLNAISGNYPDQQIDFTKVLFSQGKMPVITDVLVSRVEKGLTFKWDAGFTTKGVNKNDQVMLMAYDPEKRGTEFQLNAGRRSEGEAFLPIRKRKKPLLLETYISFISESRKSISNSIYVGQVVW
- the rhuM gene encoding RhuM family protein is translated as MQNDQIVIYKTENGETVIDVKVDDNTIWLTLNQLSELFGKNKSTISRHLNNIYTQEELTKEATVAKNATVQIEANRHIERTIEYYNLDAIISVGYRVNSKQGTAFRIWANKILKDHLLKGYSINEKRLKEQNEQLNSLKNAVTLLSNVIENKSLNNDEATGLLKVVTDYAYALDILDKYDHQELTIEGTTVEELFVIDYTEARRAIYDLKEKFGGSSLFGNEKDESFKGSIAAIYQTFSGLDLYPSVEEKAANLLYFVVKNHSFSDGNKRIAAYLFVWFMEKNRILYREDGSKRIADNALVALTLMIAESKSDEKEMMVKVMVNLINTNN
- a CDS encoding BPL-N domain-containing protein, with translation MNTYHNLIINHFTRAILVFFLILTFSSCSKGFPETPMVNSLRLNLKKGDTLRVAVYRGVASCEECAETVKSAIEKLGVKYKLDFVGPEELVDITEKNLSKYDIYVQPGGGQDINGAFRSLGQNRVQAIQNYVSNGGNYLGLCMGAYLADANNLGLIKDELDSEVGRPGFPVKNIDDTSVRLTWEGRNEYVFFQDGPFLLSAEGDQMFYKIASYANGDLAAARYSYGKGLVVLTGPHPEANNTWFEKAEIPLDKRPSQDLFKDLIQSFYR
- a CDS encoding helix-turn-helix domain-containing protein encodes the protein MFVTEKRLNQATSKILGKTAKDVTNARMVLEAKRLLSHTSKSVKEICYSLGFEEPTNFIKYFRKHNGLTPIQFREKYAIE
- a CDS encoding NAD(P)H-dependent oxidoreductase; the protein is MELIKNLQWRYAVKKYTGESVSENKIDQIIEAVNLSASSCGIQPYRLMVITNPEIRQKLAEGSFNTQIHASSHLLVFAAFNNITSQYIADYVTMMEKQRNLENGTLNVLKDTLTPYFSARTPEQNAIWSSKQAYIGLGTALIAAAELKVDATPMEGFNPEAFNAILGLSEKNLHAAVILSLGYRDAANDSLASMPKVRLPITEFSTIIK
- a CDS encoding winged helix-turn-helix transcriptional regulator, with the translated sequence MKKELDLIKDCGQKILAISDTMEILNGKWKMSIIACLCYQPMRYSELLKEVKGISGKVLSRELKDLEMNELIERIVLNTAPVAVEYRITDYGTSLKQLTNTIADWGFIHRKRIISAMKTR
- a CDS encoding WYL domain-containing protein; the protein is MEPFALLSTTENWLLIAWCRLRQKFRYFRLDIINRTNILTEKFEQHKMTLQEYFDKYH
- a CDS encoding RidA family protein; translation: MEKQVFDPWAWGKNTNSVQAVEVKNVMGTLYCSGQVALDANGIPSDADMRSQLTQTIKNLEQLISESGYECKNIVRLNVYTTSTTDFFTTCMDIYVPFIQKHGIQQATTLLEVKALFATLTVELEATVVK
- a CDS encoding YdeI family protein, with protein sequence MQKKETTIFYPASLAAWREWLLINHLSQQSVWLVFYRKNSKKPSVTWSEAVDVALCFGWIDSKKIKIDEETSHQFFSRRKPNSTWSKINKHKVQHLIETGLMTEAGLKCIETAKQNGSWTILDEVEELIVPLDLENAFADNPDARDYYLSLSKSARKGILQWVVLAKRSETRLNRIKEILTLAEQKQIPGIF
- a CDS encoding glucose 1-dehydrogenase, which produces MKKLENKVAVVTGASKGIGASIAKRLAGEGANVVVNYSSAKAGADQVVSEIMAKGGKAIAVQGNVSNPDDVTRLFEETTKAFGPVDILVNNAGVYKFGTIEEINVEDFNHQFNTNVLGLLLVTQGAVKNFNPKGGSIINIGSAITSLAPPASSIYTATKGAVDSITHVLAKELSGRKIRVNSVNPGMVETEGTYTAGIIGSDFANEAVSTTPLGRIGQPEDIALVTVFLASEDSRWITGDILLASGGVR